Proteins encoded by one window of Corynebacterium amycolatum:
- the recF gene encoding DNA replication/repair protein RecF (All proteins in this family for which functions are known are DNA-binding proteins that assist the filamentation of RecA onto DNA for the initiation of recombination or recombinational repair.), translating into MHIRYLSLRDFRSWPGLEVEFTPGITVFTGQNGYGKTNIVEAVGYLSTLGSHRVSMDAPLVRSGTPLARISATAVNDGRELTAHLLINPHRANQAQINRTRLKSPRELLGIVKSVFFSPEDLTLVKGEPASRRRYIDDLLALRRPLSAGIRIQYDKILRQKNALLKSAGSTLRRGYSSSEGQAALSTLDTWDAQLAQVGAALMAARIDLIAELSEHVSEAYATLAPHSRPATIAYAPKVDSLDGGPLPSEPELLEALLLTKMAERRTAEIERGSCLVGPHRDDLDLILGNDPAKGFASHGETWSFALALRLGAYFLLRADGPDPVLVLDDVFAELDRHRREALMEIAQQAEQVLITSAVGEELPQALVEDSSVTHHTVTVAQTEQGRISLLDEKPVAEE; encoded by the coding sequence ATGCACATTCGGTATTTGTCCTTGCGGGACTTCCGCTCCTGGCCGGGGTTGGAAGTCGAGTTCACGCCTGGAATTACCGTATTTACCGGTCAAAATGGCTACGGCAAGACCAATATCGTCGAGGCCGTTGGGTATCTCTCCACGCTCGGTTCGCATCGAGTTTCTATGGATGCTCCGCTGGTTCGTTCGGGGACCCCGTTGGCACGCATTTCGGCGACGGCGGTCAATGATGGCCGCGAGCTGACTGCGCATCTGCTCATTAATCCGCATCGCGCGAATCAGGCGCAGATTAATCGCACGAGGCTGAAGTCCCCGCGGGAGCTGCTGGGGATCGTCAAGTCGGTCTTTTTCTCGCCCGAGGATCTCACGCTGGTTAAGGGCGAGCCCGCTTCCCGCCGCCGCTACATCGACGATTTGCTCGCTTTACGACGGCCACTGTCCGCCGGTATCCGCATTCAATATGACAAGATTTTGCGTCAGAAGAATGCGCTGCTGAAGTCGGCGGGCTCGACGCTGCGCCGTGGCTATTCTTCTTCGGAGGGGCAGGCCGCACTGAGCACGCTGGATACCTGGGATGCGCAATTGGCGCAGGTGGGAGCGGCGTTAATGGCTGCGCGCATAGATTTGATTGCCGAGCTTTCCGAACATGTCAGCGAGGCCTATGCCACGCTTGCCCCGCACTCGCGCCCAGCCACGATTGCCTATGCGCCGAAGGTCGACAGCCTGGATGGCGGGCCATTGCCCAGCGAACCGGAGCTGCTGGAGGCATTGCTGCTGACGAAGATGGCGGAGCGCCGCACCGCGGAGATTGAGCGCGGTTCCTGTCTCGTTGGTCCGCATCGCGATGATCTCGACCTCATTCTCGGCAATGACCCCGCCAAGGGCTTTGCTAGCCACGGCGAGACCTGGTCTTTTGCACTCGCGCTACGTCTCGGCGCGTACTTTTTGCTCCGTGCCGATGGTCCCGACCCGGTTTTGGTGCTTGACGACGTGTTTGCGGAGCTTGACCGGCATCGTCGGGAAGCTCTCATGGAAATCGCGCAGCAGGCTGAGCAGGTGTTAATCACCTCGGCGGTGGGAGAGGAGTTACCTCAGGCATTGGTCGAGGATTCTTCGGTGACTCATCACACGGTGACGGTGGCACAGACTGAGCAGGGGCGAATCTCGCTTCTGGATGAAAAACCAGTCGCGGAAGAGTGA
- the dnaN gene encoding DNA polymerase III subunit beta: MEQTEVRIRAAKDDLAGAVSWVARNLPARPTQPILRGMIFLADDNGLQLAGYDYEVSTQIRISAEVDEPGRFAVNGKLVSDIVSKLPNKQVEMHFDGTKVIVRCGSSRFELPSLTLEDYPQLPEAPAATGTVDAALLAEAIGQVAVAAGKDESLPMLTGIRMETEGNEVTLAATDRFRLAVRSFEWEQVPEGETKLLIPAKTFAETARTLDTTSSEPVTLAFGDGSDDREVGSEGLLAILADPRRTTTRLLDAEFPKFRPLLPKQHSSMAVARVDQLQDAIRRVSLMADHGAQIRMDFSDGQVVLSAHGDEVGHAEETVACNFYGEPLLIAFNPQYLLEGLSAVRSHRVLLGFTQPSRPAILIPEPEAIPELGEDGFYPTPETDFTYLLMPVRLPG; encoded by the coding sequence ATGGAGCAGACCGAAGTCCGTATTCGCGCGGCTAAGGACGATCTCGCGGGTGCGGTGAGCTGGGTTGCTCGTAACCTGCCTGCACGCCCGACTCAGCCGATTCTGCGTGGCATGATTTTTCTCGCGGATGACAATGGTCTGCAGCTCGCTGGCTATGACTACGAGGTCTCCACTCAGATTCGTATTAGCGCAGAGGTCGATGAGCCCGGTCGCTTCGCCGTCAATGGCAAGTTGGTTTCTGACATTGTTTCTAAGCTGCCGAATAAGCAGGTAGAGATGCACTTTGATGGCACGAAGGTCATCGTTCGCTGTGGTTCTTCCCGCTTCGAGCTGCCAAGTCTGACCTTGGAGGATTACCCGCAGCTACCGGAAGCTCCGGCTGCTACCGGCACTGTCGATGCCGCTCTGCTGGCCGAGGCTATTGGTCAGGTCGCTGTCGCTGCCGGCAAGGATGAGTCGCTGCCGATGCTGACCGGCATCCGGATGGAAACCGAAGGTAACGAGGTCACTCTCGCTGCCACCGACCGTTTCCGCCTGGCGGTTCGCAGTTTCGAGTGGGAGCAGGTTCCGGAGGGTGAGACCAAGCTGCTCATCCCGGCCAAGACCTTCGCGGAGACCGCCCGCACTCTCGATACCACTTCTAGCGAGCCAGTGACCTTGGCATTCGGCGACGGATCCGATGATCGTGAGGTCGGCTCCGAAGGCCTGCTGGCTATCCTCGCCGATCCTCGTCGCACTACCACGCGACTGCTGGACGCCGAGTTCCCGAAGTTCCGCCCGCTACTGCCGAAGCAGCATTCCTCCATGGCTGTTGCCCGTGTTGACCAGCTGCAGGATGCTATCCGTCGTGTGTCTCTGATGGCGGATCACGGTGCGCAGATTCGCATGGACTTCTCCGACGGTCAGGTTGTCCTTTCCGCTCATGGAGACGAGGTTGGTCACGCAGAAGAGACTGTGGCCTGCAACTTCTATGGTGAACCACTTCTGATTGCCTTCAACCCGCAGTACCTGCTCGAGGGGCTCAGCGCTGTTCGCTCCCATCGTGTTTTGCTGGGCTTTACGCAGCCGTCGCGTCCTGCGATTCTCATTCCGGAGCCGGAAGCCATTCCGGAGCTCGGTGAGGACGGCTTCTACCCAACGCCGGAGACCGACTTCACTTACCTGCTGATGCCTGTGCGCCTGCCGGGCTAG
- the dnaA gene encoding chromosomal replication initiator protein DnaA, with protein MSEQPELPGGLWEQVVSILTSPEGAPELGIAPLRSPHKALLRSVTHTGDFPGFFLLSTQSPVVQALVKEELKGIIEAVLASLTGEELETVITVADPADDAEDSQAAEATQPSAQHSRQTPSAASRPQQAQRQQPNQQHQQQSGRNYPFPSADTNDFNLHEQHQGSTQMPQVPQTHQPNVHNQQSAQSQHRSMDAVDSMAQGLSHSSAENPMTIADQRQVTSPFRSESHGTPTEMSMPFEEPTLNPNYTFETFVIGPQNKFAAAAAVAVAESPGRTYNPLFISGGSGLGKTHLLHGIGHYAKHLYPNLRVRYVSSEEFTNDFINSVRDDAQESFKRRYRDLDMLIIDDIQFLEGKEGTQEEFFHTFNALHQSNHQIVLSSDRPPRELKTLEDRLRTRFQWGLNPDLQYPDLETRIAILSKKAQLSDLVVPHDVLQYIAENTSSSIRELEGRLLQISAHASMIHEPVTLKFAQEILGADEIEVQITPEIIISTTAEYFDLTVADLVGPGKTRPVAHARQIAMYLTRSFTELSLPSIGREFGNRDHSTVLHAERKIVKEIQEKKPSKDQVNDLTTRIRDRARGTA; from the coding sequence GTGAGCGAACAACCAGAATTGCCAGGTGGACTCTGGGAGCAGGTCGTTTCTATCCTGACTTCACCAGAAGGTGCGCCGGAGTTGGGTATTGCACCACTACGCTCGCCACACAAGGCACTGCTGCGGTCAGTGACGCACACTGGTGACTTTCCAGGTTTTTTCCTGCTCAGCACTCAATCGCCAGTGGTGCAGGCGCTGGTAAAAGAAGAGCTCAAGGGCATTATCGAGGCCGTCTTAGCTTCGCTGACCGGCGAGGAGTTGGAAACGGTCATCACCGTTGCTGATCCTGCTGACGACGCTGAAGATAGCCAGGCAGCAGAGGCCACTCAACCATCTGCACAGCACTCGAGACAGACCCCATCTGCAGCTTCGCGTCCGCAGCAGGCTCAGCGTCAACAGCCAAACCAGCAACACCAGCAGCAGTCTGGCCGTAACTACCCGTTCCCCAGTGCAGATACGAACGACTTCAATCTCCACGAGCAGCACCAGGGATCGACACAGATGCCACAAGTGCCGCAGACGCATCAGCCAAATGTCCATAATCAGCAAAGTGCCCAGTCACAGCACCGATCGATGGACGCCGTGGATTCAATGGCGCAGGGGCTTTCGCACTCATCTGCCGAGAATCCGATGACTATTGCTGATCAGCGCCAGGTCACAAGTCCTTTCCGCTCCGAGAGCCACGGCACTCCAACCGAGATGAGCATGCCTTTCGAGGAGCCAACCCTCAACCCGAACTACACCTTCGAGACCTTCGTTATTGGTCCGCAGAATAAGTTCGCCGCTGCAGCCGCCGTCGCTGTTGCGGAGTCTCCGGGGCGCACCTACAACCCGCTGTTTATCTCCGGCGGTTCGGGTCTTGGCAAGACGCACCTGCTCCACGGCATTGGTCACTACGCCAAGCATTTGTACCCTAACCTGCGGGTTCGTTACGTTTCCTCGGAAGAGTTCACCAACGACTTCATTAATTCCGTGCGTGACGACGCCCAAGAATCCTTCAAGCGTCGCTACCGCGATTTGGACATGCTCATCATCGATGACATCCAATTCTTGGAGGGCAAGGAAGGTACACAGGAAGAGTTCTTCCATACGTTCAATGCCCTGCACCAGTCCAATCACCAGATTGTGCTGTCGTCGGACCGCCCACCGCGGGAGCTTAAGACTCTGGAGGATCGCCTTCGTACCCGCTTCCAGTGGGGGCTCAATCCGGATCTGCAATACCCGGACTTGGAGACGCGAATCGCAATTCTGTCGAAGAAGGCACAGCTATCTGATCTGGTCGTTCCGCATGATGTACTCCAGTACATCGCGGAGAACACCTCGTCTTCTATTCGTGAGCTCGAGGGGCGTCTACTGCAGATTAGCGCTCATGCATCCATGATTCATGAGCCTGTGACCTTGAAGTTTGCACAGGAGATCCTCGGTGCCGACGAAATCGAGGTGCAGATTACTCCGGAGATCATCATCTCCACCACGGCTGAGTACTTCGACCTAACGGTTGCAGATTTAGTGGGCCCGGGTAAGACTCGCCCGGTCGCTCATGCACGCCAGATTGCGATGTACCTGACGAGGTCCTTCACCGAGCTTTCGTTGCCGTCGATTGGCCGGGAGTTCGGAAATCGTGACCATTCGACGGTTTTGCACGCTGAACGCAAGATTGTTAAGGAAATTCAGGAGAAGAAGCCCTCAAAGGACCAGGTCAACGACCTGACCACACGCATTCGAGATCGAGCTCGTGGAACGGCTTAA
- the rpmH gene encoding 50S ribosomal protein L34, with translation MSKRTFQPNNRRRARVHGFRTRMRTRSGRAVVAARRSKGRARLSA, from the coding sequence GTGTCGAAGCGGACGTTCCAGCCGAATAACCGCCGTCGTGCACGCGTGCACGGCTTCCGTACCCGTATGCGTACCCGTTCCGGTCGCGCTGTTGTGGCAGCACGCCGCAGCAAGGGCCGTGCCCGCCTGTCCGCTTAA
- the rnpA gene encoding ribonuclease P protein component, which translates to MLPQSNKLRSSRDFTVTVRRGRRIGRKTLVLHIRDTAASGGGDKTDTQIARFGGPRVGLVVSKAVGNAVTRHAVSRKLRHVMAAAAQDLPSTMDIVVRALPASATATSQELSHDVQSALATYERRR; encoded by the coding sequence GTGCTCCCTCAGAGCAATAAGCTGCGTTCTTCGCGTGACTTCACGGTCACCGTACGACGTGGACGCCGAATCGGACGCAAGACGTTGGTCTTGCATATTCGTGACACCGCCGCTTCTGGCGGTGGAGATAAGACCGATACGCAGATTGCCAGGTTTGGTGGTCCACGTGTCGGTCTTGTCGTATCTAAAGCTGTGGGCAACGCCGTGACTCGTCACGCTGTATCCCGCAAGCTCCGCCATGTTATGGCCGCGGCCGCGCAGGATCTCCCGTCCACTATGGACATTGTCGTTCGCGCGCTGCCCGCTTCTGCCACAGCCACCAGCCAGGAGCTGTCCCACGATGTGCAATCGGCACTCGCTACATACGAACGTCGGCGCTAA
- the yidD gene encoding membrane protein insertion efficiency factor YidD — MCNRHSLHTNVGANSLDDGPLAQAPGARVAERAILFYRRRISNLKPTSTCRFEPTCSAYGLEAVRRFGAIRGLWLTLLRIFRCAPWHPGGWDPVPATFPGLGSWLKRMHR; from the coding sequence ATGTGCAATCGGCACTCGCTACATACGAACGTCGGCGCTAATTCGCTTGACGACGGCCCCCTCGCCCAGGCCCCCGGTGCACGTGTGGCTGAGAGGGCGATTCTCTTCTACCGCCGTCGTATCTCTAATCTGAAGCCAACGAGCACATGTCGTTTTGAACCGACGTGCTCCGCATATGGTCTTGAGGCCGTGCGCCGCTTCGGAGCGATTCGTGGCCTGTGGCTGACTCTCCTGCGTATCTTCCGTTGCGCACCCTGGCATCCGGGCGGCTGGGATCCAGTTCCAGCTACATTCCCCGGCCTGGGTTCGTGGTTAAAGCGAATGCACAGGTAA
- the yidC gene encoding membrane protein insertase YidC, whose product MLNFVYWPISAILWFWHKASGFLFDPSSGISWVLAIILLVVTIRILLFKPMLNQQRSAIKMQQLAPEMQAIKEKYKNDQQAQALAMRQLQKEMGVNPLGGCLPILVQMPVFIGLFHVLRSFNRTGTSGNALGMSVGQNWNTPNYIFGVDEVRSFLLARVLNAPLSSSVGMGEDQYAAFTVPGTPADFTRMDIMIVAIPLIVVAALATHFNARMSVERTRARQEAGLVKRQEGPMGQQMDMMNKMMLWFFPIMILVTGAFWHIGLLVYMVTNNVWTYFQQRYIFGKLDEEEKEAVAAKKAAKREAQEKLAPKVGQKPINPKKGGKRQAAQNAQQLQSGEASTANKASSHLPDGNSAKGQQGPASKPAPGQKPANRKKRKRKKK is encoded by the coding sequence GTGCTCAATTTCGTGTATTGGCCGATTTCGGCCATCCTGTGGTTCTGGCATAAGGCCTCAGGTTTCCTATTCGATCCCTCCTCGGGTATCTCGTGGGTGCTGGCCATTATTTTGCTTGTGGTCACCATCCGTATCCTCCTGTTTAAGCCGATGCTGAACCAGCAGCGTTCTGCCATCAAGATGCAGCAGCTCGCTCCTGAGATGCAGGCGATCAAGGAGAAGTACAAGAATGATCAGCAGGCTCAGGCTCTTGCTATGCGCCAGCTACAGAAGGAAATGGGTGTCAACCCGCTCGGCGGCTGTCTGCCGATTCTGGTTCAGATGCCTGTGTTCATCGGTCTTTTCCACGTGCTGCGTTCGTTTAACCGAACGGGTACGTCGGGCAATGCGCTCGGCATGTCGGTGGGGCAGAACTGGAATACGCCTAACTACATCTTCGGTGTAGATGAGGTGCGGTCCTTCCTGCTGGCTCGTGTGCTCAATGCTCCACTGTCCAGTTCGGTTGGAATGGGTGAGGATCAATACGCAGCCTTTACCGTGCCTGGTACGCCTGCAGACTTCACCCGCATGGACATCATGATCGTTGCTATCCCGCTGATTGTTGTCGCGGCACTGGCAACGCACTTCAACGCTCGCATGTCTGTTGAGCGCACCCGTGCCCGCCAGGAAGCCGGCTTGGTGAAGCGCCAGGAAGGCCCTATGGGTCAGCAGATGGACATGATGAACAAGATGATGCTTTGGTTCTTCCCAATCATGATTCTTGTTACCGGTGCTTTCTGGCACATCGGTCTTCTTGTCTACATGGTGACTAACAACGTGTGGACCTACTTCCAGCAGCGCTACATCTTTGGCAAGCTGGATGAGGAAGAGAAGGAAGCTGTCGCAGCCAAGAAGGCTGCTAAGCGCGAGGCACAGGAGAAGCTCGCTCCGAAGGTTGGCCAGAAGCCAATCAACCCCAAGAAGGGTGGCAAGCGCCAGGCAGCGCAGAATGCGCAGCAGTTGCAGTCTGGTGAGGCTTCTACTGCGAACAAGGCTTCTAGCCACCTTCCAGATGGTAATTCGGCGAAGGGACAGCAGGGTCCGGCTTCCAAGCCGGCGCCGGGACAGAAGCCCGCGAATCGGAAGAAACGGAAGCGCAAAAAGAAATAG
- the rsmG gene encoding 16S rRNA (guanine(527)-N(7))-methyltransferase RsmG — MVDADLRSVIDTVFGENVDRAYRYHSWLAEEATVRGLIGPREAPKLWDRHIINSAVVGEAIGKGLVVADIGSGAGLPGIPLALARPDLKVMLVEPLLRRTTFLNEVVEDLELDNVTVVRGRAEEKVVRAEIGQVDVVTSRAVAPLGKLAGWSLPLVKSGGAMVALKGGTAQEEIDRDAKLIAKAKGINPRVVEVGGSVLGTSTYAVIIQKK, encoded by the coding sequence TTGGTCGATGCAGATCTGCGTTCGGTGATAGATACCGTGTTTGGAGAGAATGTCGATCGGGCATACCGCTACCACTCATGGTTGGCCGAGGAGGCGACAGTCCGAGGTTTGATTGGACCACGTGAAGCTCCAAAGCTGTGGGATCGGCACATTATCAATTCTGCGGTAGTTGGAGAAGCGATAGGCAAAGGGCTTGTAGTTGCGGATATTGGTTCGGGGGCGGGCTTGCCCGGCATTCCACTTGCTCTAGCACGACCGGATTTGAAGGTCATGCTTGTGGAACCATTGCTGCGCCGCACAACCTTTTTGAACGAAGTTGTGGAAGATCTTGAGCTGGACAATGTAACGGTAGTTCGCGGGCGTGCTGAGGAGAAAGTGGTTCGCGCTGAGATTGGCCAAGTGGATGTCGTTACCTCCCGCGCTGTTGCCCCTCTGGGGAAGTTGGCGGGATGGTCGCTTCCTTTAGTTAAATCCGGGGGCGCGATGGTTGCACTGAAGGGTGGAACTGCCCAAGAGGAAATCGATCGGGATGCAAAACTTATTGCAAAGGCGAAGGGAATTAATCCTCGCGTCGTAGAGGTCGGCGGATCCGTGTTGGGAACCTCGACGTACGCCGTGATTATCCAGAAGAAGTAG